One Corynebacterium uterequi DNA segment encodes these proteins:
- a CDS encoding pyridoxamine 5'-phosphate oxidase family protein — protein MSANTEYIQELNREESLELLASSSFGRLVVRRTDDIDLFPVNYIVNNGKVYFRTAEGTKLFSVTLNRRVLFEADSVDLDAQTAWSVVIKGEARVLSDGEAIAAEDFPLKPWLPTQKYNFVEVTPEVVSGRSFQLGEEPDRF, from the coding sequence ATGTCCGCTAATACTGAATACATTCAAGAGCTAAACCGCGAAGAATCCCTGGAGCTGCTGGCCTCCTCGAGCTTCGGCCGCCTGGTGGTGCGGCGCACCGACGACATTGACCTCTTCCCCGTCAACTACATCGTCAACAACGGCAAGGTCTACTTCCGCACCGCCGAGGGCACCAAGCTCTTCAGCGTCACCCTCAACCGCCGCGTTCTTTTCGAGGCCGACAGCGTCGACCTCGATGCGCAGACCGCCTGGTCCGTCGTCATCAAGGGCGAGGCGCGAGTCCTCTCCGACGGCGAAGCCATCGCTGCCGAAGATTTCCCCCTCAAGCCGTGGCTGCCCACCCAGAAGTACAACTTCGTGGAGGTCACCCCGGAGGTGGTCTCCGGGCGGTCCTTCCAGCTCGGCGAGGAGCCGGACCGCTTCTAG
- the uriH gene encoding uridine-preferring nucleoside hydrolase UriH, translating into MPSTIILDCDPGHDDAVAILLAAGNPEIDLAGITTVGGNHTIDKVTHNAQVIATIAGLDVPIYPGATRPLVRPVEVADAVHGDTGMEIHNFELPEPTVATEATHAVDFIIDTIMTRDPHTVTLVPTGPLTNIALAVRKEPRIAERVKEVVLMGGGYHVGNWSAVAEFNIKIDPEAAHIVFHEPWPLTMVGLDLTHQALATPAVERRLAELGTTTADLVVALFDAFRTNYRDNQGFDNPPVHDPCAVAYVIDNTVMSTRRVPLDVELHGGITTGMTVADFRFPAPPDCRTQVAVDLDVEKFWGLVVDAVERLG; encoded by the coding sequence GTGCCATCCACCATCATTCTCGACTGCGACCCCGGGCACGACGACGCCGTCGCCATCCTCCTCGCCGCCGGCAATCCGGAGATCGACCTGGCAGGCATCACCACGGTGGGTGGTAACCACACCATCGACAAGGTGACCCACAACGCTCAGGTCATCGCCACCATCGCCGGCCTCGATGTCCCCATTTACCCCGGCGCCACCCGGCCGCTGGTCCGCCCCGTCGAGGTCGCCGACGCCGTCCACGGCGATACCGGCATGGAGATCCACAACTTCGAGTTGCCGGAACCCACCGTGGCAACCGAGGCCACCCACGCCGTCGATTTCATCATCGACACGATCATGACCCGCGATCCCCACACCGTTACCCTTGTGCCCACGGGTCCGCTGACTAACATCGCCCTCGCTGTGCGCAAGGAGCCTCGTATCGCCGAGCGGGTCAAGGAAGTTGTGCTCATGGGCGGCGGCTACCACGTGGGCAACTGGTCGGCGGTCGCCGAGTTCAACATCAAGATCGACCCGGAGGCGGCGCACATCGTGTTCCACGAGCCCTGGCCGCTGACGATGGTCGGGTTGGATCTCACTCACCAGGCGCTGGCCACTCCCGCCGTCGAGCGCCGCCTGGCCGAGCTCGGTACAACGACCGCCGATCTCGTCGTCGCCCTCTTCGACGCCTTCCGCACCAACTACCGGGACAACCAAGGCTTCGACAATCCGCCGGTCCACGATCCCTGCGCGGTCGCCTACGTCATCGACAACACCGTGATGAGCACCCGGCGGGTGCCGCTCGACGTCGAGCTCCACGGCGGCATCACGACGGGCATGACGGTGGCCGACTTCCGCTTCCCGGCACCGCCAGACTGCCGCACCCAGGTGGCAGTCGATCTCGATGTGGAGAAGTTCTGGGGTCTCGTCGTCGACGCCGTCGAGCGCCTCGGCTAG